In Ruegeria sp. YS9, the genomic window GAAGAGGCCGAGGCCGAGTGCGCCGCCATTCTGAGCCAGGAGCATGTGGACCCGAAGACGGGCAAACGCATCATCATGGCGCACCCGGCCTATGATCAATGCATCAAGGCCAGTCACATCTTCAACCTGCTGGACGCGCGCGGCGTGATCTCGGTGACCGAACGGCAGGCCTATATCGGGCGCGTCCGGGCGTTGGCCAAACAATGTGCGGATGCGTTCGTGCAGACCGAGGCCGCCGGGTTTCAGGCCTGATGAGGCAATCAGGCCAGCCCGGGCAAAAGCGCCTTGAGCCCGTCTGCGATCATGCTGACGGCAATGGCGGCAAGGATCATACCCATGAAGCGGCTCATGATCACGCGCGCGTTGCTGGACAGGCGTTCAGCCAGCCAGGCGGCGTTCCAGAACGTGATCAGAAGCAGACCGACCACGACAAGAAATACTCCCATAAAAACAAAAGCCTCGACCGTGGTTTTAACCTGATGTGCGTACAGGATCAGGGTGGTTATTGTGCCGGGGCCCACAAGAATGGGAAAGGCCAGCGGGTAAAAGGCGACCGTATCGGTTTCGGGGTAAGCTTCCTTCTCTCCTTTTGTTCCATGATGAGAGGTGCTTTCGTTTCCGTTCAGCATGTTGAGGCCGATCATCATAACGACCAGGCCGCCGGCGACGCGCAGGTGATTGACGCTGATGCCAAAAAGGCCAAGCGCCTGACTTCCGACCAGCGCAAAGGCACCGCCAAGGATCAGGCAATAGATCACCGTCTTCACCGCAATCTTGCGCTGGTCGGCAGCAGGCAGATCCTGAGTGACGCTCAGAAACACCGGCAGGTTGGAAACCGGGTTCATGATGGCAAACAATGCGCCGAAAAAACCGACAGCAAGCGTGGATTCCATGGTGTTGACCTCATTGATGCCTGTACCCGGACGAAACCTGTCCTATTTTACAAGAACTTGAAAGAGGCAGCCTGAAACATGACGGGAAAACTGCTGGCAATTGTTCTGTTGTTGTCGGCCTTGGTGGCCGGGGCCGGAATGTATTATTTGCAGATTTACGGTTTCTACTATGAGGTCGAACCGCAGCCCGGCCAGGACGTGGTCCTGATGACGGACCAAAGTGATGCGCCTGTCCCAATCACCTATTCGGACTTTCAGGCGATCGATGCAGACAGTTCTCCGATCCGCTACCGAGGCTGTTTTGAAACGGATCTGAAGCCGGATCAGATGGCCGGGTTTATTGCTGTTGAAAACCCAGAACCCTTGACCGCGCCGGGTTGGTTTGACTGTTACGACGCCGTTTCGCTGGGCGATGCACTGAAATCGGGGCAGGCGCAGGCGTTTTTGAGTGAGAAGAACATCCATTTCGGCGTCGACCGGATCGTGGCGATTACCAGGGATGGCAAGGGATATGTCTGGCACGCGTTGAACAACTGCGGTGAAAAAGCCTATGACGGTACGGTGGTGGGTGAGGAGTGCCCGAAACGCCCTGAAAACTGAGGAAAACCATGGCTGACGCCGTTTTGATCCCGGACTTCATTACTGCAACTCTGGGGTTTGCGGTGTATTTGTTGGGTGCCCGGATCAACGGCAAAGTCGCAGTTCTGAGGCAGTTCAATATTCCTGAACCGGTCACGGGCGGCCTTTTGGCTTCGCTCGTGGTTTTGCTTCTGTATCTCTTTGCCAATGTTGAGCTGTCATTCGAGTTGCAGACCCGGGACGCTCTGCTGGTTCTGTTCTTTGCCGGGATCGGACTGAACGCGCGGCTTTCTGACTTGATTGCCGGTGGTAAGCCTTTGTTGATCCTCCTGATTTTGACGCTTGTCACGATTGTTGCGCAGAACGTTATCGGCGCGGCAGGGGCTTCCTTGTTTGGCTATCCGGCGCAAGCAGGCGTTCTGTTCGGTTCGGCCGCTTTGATTGGTGGACACGGAACCGCAATCGCATGGGCACCCGAAGTTGCCAGCGCAACGGGTCTGGACGGTGCAACCGAACTTGGCGTTGCCGTGGCGACGCTCGGACTGGTGCTTGCTGCGCTGGTGGGTGGCCCCATCGCCCGTCTTCTGGTGGAAACACGAGGCCTGTCGCCGGACCGACCTGACGAAGAACATACGGTCGGACTGCCGGAAGAAACGACCGCGGCCACCGAAATTGACCATGTGACCATTATGCGCGTGCTGCTGCATCTGAACCTTGCCATCATTCTGGGCTATGCGCTGGGCGAGGCGATTTCGGCCGCGGGGCTGAAGCTGCCGCTGTTTGTGCCCTGTCTGATCATGGGCATCGTGATCTCGAATGTCCGAACGGCCATTGCTCCGTCCGCGCCGCCGGTTGCGCGTACACCGTCGCTGGCGTTGCTGTCTGAATTTGCTCTTGGTGCCTTTCTGGCAATGTCACTGATGAGTTTGCAGTTGTGGACCATAGCGGAACTGGGTGTGGCAATTGCCGTGATCATGTCGGCGCAAACTCTGTTCACGGTCGTTTTCGTGATATGGGTGCTGTTTCCCCTGATGGGCTCGAATTATCGCGGAGCGGTGCTGGCCGCGGGCTTCGGAGGCTTTGCCCTGGGCGCCACACCCACGGCGATTGCAAATATGACGGCAGTAACCAAGCGATATGGGCCTTCGCCTATTGCCTTTATCGTGCTGCCCCTTGTATCCGCCTTCTTTGTGGATATCGCCAATGCCATCGTCATTCAGACGATTGTGAACTTCTAAGGACCGACTATGCCCGACCTGCTGATCGAACTGTTTTCCGAAGAAATTCCTGCGCGGATGCAAACCCGTGCCGGTGAGGATCTGAAAAAGCGGATTACCGATGGTCTGGTCGAGGCCGGCTTGACCTATTCAAACGCTGCCGCACTGACCACACCCCGCCGCCTGACATTGGCGGTGGAAGGTCTGCTGGCGCAAAGTCCGACAATCCGGGAAGAGCGCAAAGGACCCAAGGTCGGCGCGCCGGACAAGGCGATCGAAGGTTTCCTGCGGGGCGCGGGCCTGACCCGCGACCAACTGGAAGAGCGTGAGACCCCCAAGGGCGCCGTTTACTTCGCCACCATCGAGAAACCGGGCCGTCCGGCCGCCGAGATCATTGCCGAAGTGCTGGAAGCCACCATTCGCAACTTCCCATGGCCCAAATCCATGCGTTGGGGCAGTGGCAGCCTGCGGTGGGTGCGTCCGTTGCATTCCATTCTGTGCATCCTGTCGGATGATTCCGGAGCGCAGGTTGTTCCGATGGATGTCGACGGCATCCGTTCCGGAGACACCACAGCCGGTCATCGTTTCATGGCCCCCAACCGGTTCCCGGTTACGTCTTTCGAGGACTATGCCGCCAAGCTGAAACGCGCATTCGTGATTCTCTCGCCGGATGAACGTGCCGAACACATCTGGAATGATGCACAGAACATGGCTTTTGCCGCAGGTCTGGAAATCGTCGAAGACAAGGGCCTGTTGGCCGAGGTTGCCGGGCTGGTGGAATGGCCCGTGGTTTTGATGGGCCAGATCGATGACGAGTTTCTGGAATTGCCGCCCGAAGTATTGCAGACCTCGATGAAAGAGCATCAGAAGTTCTTTTCGGTGAAGAACCCCAAGACAGGTCGGATCGAACGGTTCATCACCGTCGCCAACCGCGAAACCGCCGACAACGGCGCAACCATTCTGGCGGGGAACCAAAAGGTGCTGTCGGCACGTCTGGCCGATGCCAAGTTCTTCTGGGAGAACGACCTGCGCATTGCCAAGTCGGACATCACCCAATGGACCCGAGCGCTGGAGAACGTGACCTTCCACAACAAGCTGGGCACTCAGGCCCAACGTATCGAGCGCATCGCCGCGCTGGCCCGCGAACTGGCCCCGGTGACGGGCGCCGACCCGGACCAGGCCGAGAAAGCCGCGCGCCTGGCCAAGGCTGATCTGAGTTCAGAGATGGTCTATGAATTCCCCGAACTTCAGGGGCTCATGGGGCGGTATTACATCGAAGCCGCCGGCGAGGGTGCCGCGGTGGCAGCTGTGGCGCAAGAACACTACTCGCCGCTGGGGCCGTCGGATGATGTGCCTGC contains:
- the gltS gene encoding sodium/glutamate symporter, whose translation is MADAVLIPDFITATLGFAVYLLGARINGKVAVLRQFNIPEPVTGGLLASLVVLLLYLFANVELSFELQTRDALLVLFFAGIGLNARLSDLIAGGKPLLILLILTLVTIVAQNVIGAAGASLFGYPAQAGVLFGSAALIGGHGTAIAWAPEVASATGLDGATELGVAVATLGLVLAALVGGPIARLLVETRGLSPDRPDEEHTVGLPEETTAATEIDHVTIMRVLLHLNLAIILGYALGEAISAAGLKLPLFVPCLIMGIVISNVRTAIAPSAPPVARTPSLALLSEFALGAFLAMSLMSLQLWTIAELGVAIAVIMSAQTLFTVVFVIWVLFPLMGSNYRGAVLAAGFGGFALGATPTAIANMTAVTKRYGPSPIAFIVLPLVSAFFVDIANAIVIQTIVNF
- the glyS gene encoding glycine--tRNA ligase subunit beta, with translation MPDLLIELFSEEIPARMQTRAGEDLKKRITDGLVEAGLTYSNAAALTTPRRLTLAVEGLLAQSPTIREERKGPKVGAPDKAIEGFLRGAGLTRDQLEERETPKGAVYFATIEKPGRPAAEIIAEVLEATIRNFPWPKSMRWGSGSLRWVRPLHSILCILSDDSGAQVVPMDVDGIRSGDTTAGHRFMAPNRFPVTSFEDYAAKLKRAFVILSPDERAEHIWNDAQNMAFAAGLEIVEDKGLLAEVAGLVEWPVVLMGQIDDEFLELPPEVLQTSMKEHQKFFSVKNPKTGRIERFITVANRETADNGATILAGNQKVLSARLADAKFFWENDLRIAKSDITQWTRALENVTFHNKLGTQAQRIERIAALARELAPVTGADPDQAEKAARLAKADLSSEMVYEFPELQGLMGRYYIEAAGEGAAVAAVAQEHYSPLGPSDDVPAAPLSVAVALADKLDTLAGFWAIDEKPTGSKDPFALRRAALGVIRLILNNDLRLKLDRFFDAQLVRAEAASNEALHDGHVAELLDEIADHGVFGAAFRTVKEKLAGDKAGTHQMADFLHLERKVPDTSDDLLSFFHDRLKVFLRDEGIRHDIIDACIAMEGNDDLNLLVKRARALNAVIATEDGENLVQGFKRANNILTQAEEKDGVEYSYGADVKFAETESEKALFAALDRAQSQIDVALKSEDFAAAVAAMAALRGPVDGFFEDVQVNTDNDVIRRNRLNLLSQIRQVCSSVADLSRIEG
- a CDS encoding MarC family protein, whose product is MESTLAVGFFGALFAIMNPVSNLPVFLSVTQDLPAADQRKIAVKTVIYCLILGGAFALVGSQALGLFGISVNHLRVAGGLVVMMIGLNMLNGNESTSHHGTKGEKEAYPETDTVAFYPLAFPILVGPGTITTLILYAHQVKTTVEAFVFMGVFLVVVGLLLITFWNAAWLAERLSSNARVIMSRFMGMILAAIAVSMIADGLKALLPGLA
- a CDS encoding DUF6446 family protein, whose translation is MTGKLLAIVLLLSALVAGAGMYYLQIYGFYYEVEPQPGQDVVLMTDQSDAPVPITYSDFQAIDADSSPIRYRGCFETDLKPDQMAGFIAVENPEPLTAPGWFDCYDAVSLGDALKSGQAQAFLSEKNIHFGVDRIVAITRDGKGYVWHALNNCGEKAYDGTVVGEECPKRPEN